GCTGCGTCTAAGATGAGGTCCCAGGACCGCAGATCTCGCTTGATGAGATGATTCTCCTTTCGGGTCGATCTAGACGTTCTGGCTATTGAGTCGATGCTCTTGTTAGCtcctctcccccccccccctccctttGCAGTTGATTGGCGTTTCTTGGGAGAATGGGTTTGATCTGCAGGTTTAAACGAGCATGGGAGTGGTGTTTTTGAGCTCTTCGAGATCAGGGTAAGCACCTTGCGGCTGGAGGAGGGAGTAAGACCCAGGAAATGGTGATGCTGCCCCTTTCCATTAATTGGCTTAGAGGACGAGCGGTTAGGTTAGTTGAGCGCTATTAAGCTCTTGTGGTTTTGTGTTGTCCTGTCTGTACCGGATTTTGGGTTCAGTGTTTGTCCAGCCCGGACTTAGAGGGCGGTCCTTGAGCGGGCTTGTCTCTGTGTCTCAGAGGAAGGTATTGGTTCAGGCAGTCGGATGAAACAACTTCCAGCCAGCATCGTGTCCCTTGATCTCTGGGTTTCGGTCTTCCCATCTGCCTACATTGTTTATGTCCTTTCACCCGACTCTTAAGTTTGTATCGATCCTTGTTGTCCTATTCGCTCCAAGGCATAACGGTTTCAGGTTCGATTGTCTTCTTgattacatgtttttaacttttttgccCTGTAATTAAGCATAGAGGTCTACAGTTTGTTTTAACATCTTGTAAACTTCAAAGTTCATTTCGTAATGATATTtaccttttagcaaaaaaacaaTGCTGCCCATGAGCCCCTGATATTACATGGGGCGTAAGCTAAAAAAAACTACACCTGTAAATTggtacattaaaaaaaacattttaagtgAAAAAGGATACTGGAATTCGCAACCGTTTCATTCCATATGCATATATAATCAACTCTTCAAAAggataattttgaaaaaaatggccaaataattatgtattatatggAAGGCCAAAGCACGTACATCCTTGGCATGCTTGCCCTCAGGACAGGCTCTGATTACATGTATAGTAAAGCTATTTCATATCCAAACCCCAAAAAGAAAATACTGCATGCATGTGAAGTTTCTAACCGAGTATGTTAGCGTTTCCGATTTTCAAACTGGTTTTTATAAACATTGAAGATCTAATACAAATTTTCCCCTCTGGAGTTACTTAACGCAACCTTTTaaacatgcaaattttgtgtgtGCTTTTTGTTTCGTAGATTCCACCTTGTTTACTTCTGATATGTTCTTGTTCCGTGGCAGATCATCAACGACGTCTACACATATAATAATCAAACGTAGTTTAGTTTCTACCACAGAAAAGCCTATATTTGACTAAGAAACATAAGTAAATAAACGAACTTAACTGTCATCATTAGGATCACGAGGGAAAACACAATAAATACGAAAACTAGGAGATGGTGAAAGTTTGTGCTCGTCTCCTTTCTCTTCTTGTGCATTTTCACGTACGTCTTCCTCCTCCTTACATGCCTTTTCACCACCAGTTTTGGACCTTTTGCTATGTGTAGACAATTCGTGATCTAGTGTGATGCTCTCAGAAATTTCACTATCTTTACCGATAGA
This genomic stretch from Brassica napus cultivar Da-Ae chromosome C9, Da-Ae, whole genome shotgun sequence harbors:
- the BNAUNNG01350D gene encoding uncharacterized protein BNAUNNG01350D; amino-acid sequence: MGCVVSRPETNEGGDYKLITRRGSIGKDSEISESITLDHELSTHSKRSKTGGEKACKEEEDVRENAQEEKGDEHKLSPSPSFRIYCVFPRDPNDDNVVDDLPRNKNISEVNKVESTKQKAHTKFACLKGCVK